Proteins encoded in a region of the Brevefilum fermentans genome:
- a CDS encoding ABC transporter substrate-binding protein — MKKALILTVALILMLAACKPQVVETPPSETVDLSLPVEPSAAPEPTPTETPPVTLTVCTASLPETLSPFGGPLTPARERLNALLYPPAYTLGNVWLEPVPIRRGQMLVDARGELVMAAEGVNVRPSGCRENACSITWNGLDPLEMDRMVVDFSLHAGLTWSDGAPLIPADAVLSYTLASDPSSPVYGWAEARTESFNARDAISLSWRGLPGFTSAELERFFWTPLPSHRFDSVPDFSAVAAETSSYGPFSLAERGEHELLLTRNPGYPSPAETLPGVDQVVLRALEGGAVAAWEALQTGTCDALDASFNLVEAPEVLAAIQSEPGYEVRVETDGPPTQLVFGIRPAEYDTINNPVFAERKDFFADSRTRLALTQCIDIEALAAQTGSAPVLQAGLSYDPVAGATLLETVGWVDHDGDPLTPRVSQNVPGVFNSTPLSLTLLAGPSPFHQDLAAGIAEMLGICGVGLQVHTLSLPELYAPGPEGPLFGRAFDLTLLAWQRPPGGDCALYASWAIPNTTNGWIGTNIAGFSDAGYDALCSAALLATPEEVDTRRESAQAAFAELLPAVMLVTPVRVEVWKIDAGGW, encoded by the coding sequence ATGAAAAAAGCCCTCATCCTTACCGTAGCGCTGATCCTGATGCTGGCTGCCTGTAAGCCACAGGTGGTGGAGACGCCCCCGTCGGAGACGGTTGACCTTAGCCTCCCGGTGGAGCCCAGCGCAGCCCCCGAACCCACGCCGACGGAAACGCCGCCTGTGACCCTGACGGTGTGCACCGCCAGCCTGCCAGAGACGCTCTCCCCCTTCGGCGGTCCGTTGACCCCCGCCAGAGAGCGTTTGAATGCGCTGTTGTACCCCCCGGCTTACACCCTGGGCAATGTATGGCTGGAGCCGGTGCCGATTCGGCGCGGGCAGATGCTGGTTGACGCGCGTGGTGAGCTGGTGATGGCTGCCGAGGGGGTGAACGTACGCCCCAGCGGTTGTCGCGAGAATGCCTGTTCCATCACCTGGAACGGGCTGGACCCGCTGGAGATGGACCGCATGGTGGTGGACTTTAGCCTGCACGCAGGGTTGACCTGGAGCGACGGCGCCCCGCTGATCCCAGCCGACGCCGTCCTCAGCTACACCCTGGCGAGTGACCCGTCCTCGCCGGTTTACGGCTGGGCTGAGGCGCGCACCGAGAGTTTCAACGCCCGGGATGCGATCAGCCTGAGCTGGCGCGGCCTGCCGGGATTCACCTCCGCCGAGCTGGAGCGCTTTTTCTGGACTCCGCTGCCATCACATCGATTTGACTCCGTCCCGGACTTCAGCGCCGTCGCTGCGGAAACCTCCAGTTACGGACCCTTTTCCCTGGCTGAGCGTGGCGAACACGAACTGCTGTTGACCCGCAACCCCGGCTATCCTTCACCTGCAGAGACCCTGCCGGGTGTTGATCAGGTCGTACTGCGGGCCCTTGAGGGCGGCGCTGTGGCGGCGTGGGAGGCGCTGCAGACGGGAACCTGCGATGCGCTGGACGCTTCTTTCAACCTGGTCGAGGCGCCCGAAGTATTGGCTGCCATCCAGTCGGAGCCGGGTTACGAGGTGCGGGTTGAAACGGACGGTCCACCAACGCAACTGGTGTTCGGCATCCGCCCGGCGGAATACGACACGATTAACAACCCTGTGTTTGCCGAGCGCAAGGATTTCTTTGCCGACTCGCGCACGCGCCTGGCGCTAACACAGTGCATCGACATCGAAGCCCTAGCCGCACAGACCGGTTCGGCGCCTGTCCTGCAGGCTGGGCTGTCCTATGATCCGGTAGCGGGTGCAACCCTGCTGGAGACTGTCGGTTGGGTGGATCACGATGGTGACCCGCTTACGCCGCGAGTCTCGCAGAACGTGCCGGGTGTCTTCAACTCCACCCCGCTGTCGTTGACGCTGCTGGCGGGTCCCTCGCCCTTCCACCAGGACCTGGCTGCGGGGATCGCCGAAATGTTGGGGATCTGCGGCGTAGGCCTGCAGGTGCACACATTGAGCCTGCCCGAGCTGTACGCACCTGGCCCGGAGGGTCCGCTGTTTGGACGCGCGTTTGACCTGACCTTGCTCGCCTGGCAGCGACCGCCCGGTGGAGATTGTGCGCTGTACGCCAGTTGGGCGATACCGAATACAACCAACGGTTGGATCGGCACGAATATTGCCGGTTTTTCCGATGCTGGATACGATGCATTGTGCAGTGCGGCACTTCTGGCGACGCCGGAGGAGGTCGACACGCGTCGGGAATCTGCGCAAGCCGCGTTTGCCGAACTGCTGCCGGCGGTGATGCTGGTGACGCCGGTGCGTGTGGAAGTGTGGAAGATTGATGCGGGTGGCTGGTAG
- a CDS encoding PIG-L deacetylase family protein, whose amino-acid sequence MNTQHTIFISPHLDDVTLSCGGLVWDLTRQGHRVEIWTLLTGLPLDVLYSELAQELHATWGISGVDAILARREEDRAACAVLGAELRHFDWLDAIYRRDPASGEPLVKDFFTLFNSLPEADLVAEISTALTAELPQRASLVMPMGLGGHVDHRLVVNVGKQIGGVDAYYADYPYVINHFENPLLKDGELKYIPYDLGEDALRAWQEAVLCYKSQLSSFWRNDDETLLALRNYLAGGGGRLWRKT is encoded by the coding sequence ATGAACACACAACATACCATTTTTATTTCCCCTCATTTGGATGATGTCACCCTCTCCTGCGGCGGGTTGGTTTGGGACCTCACCCGTCAAGGCCATCGGGTTGAAATCTGGACGCTGTTGACGGGCTTGCCGCTGGATGTACTTTACTCGGAGCTTGCACAGGAGTTGCACGCAACCTGGGGCATCTCGGGCGTGGATGCGATCCTCGCCCGGAGAGAAGAGGACCGGGCTGCCTGCGCTGTCCTGGGGGCAGAACTGCGCCACTTTGACTGGCTCGATGCCATCTATCGCCGTGACCCGGCAAGCGGCGAACCGCTCGTGAAGGACTTTTTTACTCTGTTTAATAGCTTACCCGAGGCAGACCTGGTTGCGGAAATCAGCACGGCGTTAACTGCTGAATTGCCGCAAAGAGCATCCCTGGTAATGCCGATGGGCCTGGGCGGTCACGTTGATCACCGGCTGGTCGTTAACGTCGGTAAGCAGATTGGCGGCGTTGATGCATACTATGCCGATTACCCCTATGTGATCAACCATTTTGAAAATCCCCTGTTAAAGGATGGGGAATTAAAATATATCCCCTACGACCTGGGTGAAGACGCCCTGCGCGCCTGGCAGGAGGCTGTGTTGTGCTACAAGTCACAGCTTTCCTCCTTCTGGCGCAATGACGATGAAACGCTCCTGGCACTGCGCAACTACCTGGCAGGCGGCGGTGGACGCTTGTGGCGAAAAACTTAG
- a CDS encoding nucleotide sugar dehydrogenase has protein sequence MKFSTLCVIGMGYIGLPYASVFASKGVRVTGMDTNTAIIEGLQAGKSHIVEPGLQELVVKVLASGHLTISTEVVSADAFIIAVPTPFDTDKRADLRAVIAASQSIVPHLRRGNLVILESTSPPRTTTDVVTPILEKSGLKAGEDFLLAYSPERVLPGRILQELVENPRVIGGIDRSSAEAGRDLYQIFVQGEIILTDATTAEMVKLMENTFRDINIAIANEFSRLADAFNVDIWEAISIANLHPRVQILRPGVGVGGHCIDVDPWFLVEAAPERAPLIRAARSVNDGQPAFLAENIARVVGGLEGKTIAFLGLAFKPNVDDVRESPAAELVRLLVSAGARVLAYEPLKPAANLQGIEQVEHLEDALSGAHLVVLGVAHEVFKALDPAELRLKTKAEWVYDAVNAWDKHAWEAAGFKFHGLARRN, from the coding sequence ATGAAATTTTCAACCTTATGTGTGATTGGAATGGGCTACATCGGTTTGCCCTACGCCAGCGTATTTGCCAGCAAGGGGGTACGCGTGACGGGCATGGACACCAACACCGCCATCATCGAAGGGTTGCAGGCGGGAAAATCGCACATCGTTGAGCCGGGACTACAAGAGCTGGTGGTGAAGGTTTTGGCGAGCGGTCACCTGACAATCTCAACAGAGGTTGTTTCTGCCGATGCCTTTATCATTGCAGTGCCGACACCCTTCGATACTGATAAGCGGGCGGATCTGCGGGCGGTGATCGCCGCCAGCCAGTCCATCGTTCCGCATCTGCGGCGGGGCAACCTGGTGATTCTGGAATCAACCTCTCCGCCGCGCACTACAACAGACGTCGTCACACCGATTTTAGAAAAAAGCGGTCTCAAAGCCGGGGAGGACTTCCTGCTGGCTTATTCGCCGGAGCGAGTGCTACCGGGACGCATCCTGCAGGAACTGGTGGAAAATCCCCGCGTGATTGGCGGGATTGACCGCTCTTCAGCGGAAGCTGGGCGTGATCTCTACCAGATATTCGTGCAGGGTGAGATCATCCTGACCGACGCCACCACAGCCGAGATGGTCAAGCTGATGGAAAACACCTTCCGCGATATCAACATCGCGATCGCCAACGAATTTTCTCGCCTGGCAGACGCCTTCAACGTGGATATCTGGGAGGCAATCAGCATCGCCAACCTGCACCCGCGGGTGCAGATCCTGCGTCCTGGCGTGGGTGTGGGCGGACACTGCATCGATGTGGATCCCTGGTTCCTGGTGGAAGCCGCGCCGGAGCGCGCCCCGTTGATCAGGGCAGCCCGGAGTGTGAACGACGGTCAACCAGCATTTTTAGCCGAAAACATCGCCAGGGTCGTCGGGGGTTTGGAGGGGAAAACCATCGCCTTTTTGGGTCTGGCTTTTAAGCCAAACGTGGACGATGTGCGCGAGAGCCCGGCGGCTGAACTGGTCCGGCTCCTGGTGTCCGCCGGAGCCCGGGTGCTGGCTTACGAACCTTTAAAGCCCGCGGCTAACCTGCAGGGCATTGAACAGGTGGAGCATTTGGAGGATGCCTTATCCGGGGCTCACCTGGTGGTTCTGGGCGTGGCACATGAGGTTTTCAAAGCGCTGGACCCTGCAGAATTGCGGTTAAAAACGAAGGCAGAATGGGTGTATGATGCGGTAAACGCCTGGGACAAGCACGCCTGGGAAGCCGCCGGGTTCAAGTTTCATGGCTTGGCGCGCAGGAATTAA
- a CDS encoding ADP-ribosylglycohydrolase family protein, giving the protein MLGALIGDLVGSVYEWRNIKSTQFEFLKPECFFTDDSVLTVATASALLTGTGYTEAYQDFARRYPGRGYGGYFSNWIYSDNPQPYNSWGNGSAMRVSPVGFAFNTVDEVLAEAEASAVVTHNHPEGIKGAQATALAVLLARQKTPLEEIRAAITNYCGYDLLRRLDEIRPGYTFDVSCQGSVPEAITAFLESTGFEDAIRKAISIGGDSDTIACITGGIAEAYYGVPNDIAQKAYPYLPREFLDVIEAFYKRYGK; this is encoded by the coding sequence ATGCTCGGTGCACTTATTGGTGACCTGGTCGGTTCAGTTTATGAATGGAGAAATATCAAAAGCACTCAATTTGAATTTCTGAAACCCGAATGCTTCTTTACGGATGATTCGGTGCTCACCGTGGCGACAGCCAGCGCGCTGCTCACCGGCACAGGCTACACTGAGGCGTATCAGGATTTCGCCCGGCGCTACCCCGGACGGGGATACGGCGGCTACTTTTCCAATTGGATATACTCCGATAACCCTCAGCCCTACAATAGCTGGGGCAATGGCTCGGCGATGCGGGTCAGCCCGGTGGGGTTTGCCTTCAACACCGTCGATGAGGTCTTGGCAGAGGCAGAGGCAAGCGCCGTGGTGACCCACAACCACCCCGAGGGGATCAAGGGCGCCCAGGCGACCGCACTGGCTGTCCTGCTTGCCCGGCAGAAGACTCCCCTGGAAGAAATTCGGGCAGCGATTACCAACTACTGCGGTTATGACCTGTTGCGCAGGTTGGACGAGATCCGTCCGGGCTATACCTTCGACGTCTCCTGCCAGGGTTCCGTGCCCGAGGCGATCACCGCTTTTCTCGAATCGACGGGATTTGAAGACGCCATCCGCAAGGCGATCTCCATCGGTGGGGATAGCGACACCATCGCCTGCATCACTGGCGGGATCGCCGAGGCTTATTACGGCGTCCCCAATGACATTGCCCAGAAGGCTTATCCTTATTTGCCGCGTGAATTTCTTGACGTGATCGAAGCGTTTTATAAGCGTTATGGGAAGTAG
- a CDS encoding uracil-DNA glycosylase: MSASLQALEQEIITCRKCPRLVAWREEVARIKRKAYQDQTYWGKPVPGFGDSDARIIVVGLAPGAHGSNRTGRMFTGDASGKFLYAALHRAGFANQTESSQRDDGLALQDVFITAVCRCVPPQNKPTAEEIKNCLPWLQAEINLLTHAEGFVALGKVAFDTLVRMHRSEEHPDHKPVFGHNAFYRLGDGLPWLLASYHPSQQNTLTGRLTEAMFAEVWENVRRLGIGD, translated from the coding sequence ATGTCTGCATCTCTTCAAGCCCTGGAACAAGAAATCATCACCTGTCGGAAGTGTCCGCGCCTGGTCGCCTGGCGCGAAGAAGTGGCTCGCATCAAGCGCAAAGCCTACCAGGACCAGACCTACTGGGGCAAACCGGTGCCCGGCTTTGGGGACTCTGACGCCAGAATCATTGTGGTGGGACTGGCTCCCGGCGCACATGGCTCCAACCGCACCGGGCGCATGTTCACCGGCGACGCCAGCGGCAAATTTCTTTATGCGGCTTTGCACCGCGCGGGGTTTGCCAACCAAACCGAATCCAGCCAGCGAGACGACGGACTGGCGTTACAGGACGTGTTTATCACCGCGGTGTGCCGCTGTGTGCCGCCCCAGAACAAACCCACTGCTGAAGAAATTAAAAATTGCCTGCCCTGGCTGCAGGCTGAAATCAACCTGCTGACTCATGCGGAGGGCTTCGTCGCCCTGGGGAAGGTGGCTTTTGATACCCTCGTGCGCATGCATCGCAGCGAGGAGCACCCGGACCACAAACCGGTCTTCGGGCATAACGCCTTTTACCGGCTGGGCGACGGTCTGCCCTGGCTGCTGGCATCCTATCACCCCAGCCAGCAGAACACCCTCACCGGCAGGTTGACTGAAGCGATGTTTGCTGAGGTGTGGGAAAATGTGAGGCGTTTAGGGATTGGGGATTAG
- the eno gene encoding phosphopyruvate hydratase, whose translation MDTMIISVKAIEVLDSRGNPTVEVEVVLGDGSWGRAIVPSGVSTGTHEALELRDGDPQRYLGKGVTQAVNNVNTRIAEALVGMDAVEQMAIDMIMLALDGTPSKSVLGANAIMGTSLAVAKAAASAVGMPLYRYLGGTYAHTLPVPMMNILNGGLHTGWETTDAQEFMVMPLGAPSFAEGLRWGADIYHSLRNVINKKGYSGLIGDEGGYAPAVRTNEEAVEIILEAIEKAGYRPGEQVAIALDPAASEFYDEKEGIYFLRTENLKLSSQEMVGFWMDWIKKYPIVSIEDGLAQDDWEGWKLMTEVAGDRIQIVGDDLLVTNASRVKRAISEKACNSLLVKINQIGTLTEAMEAMTLCQHHGWTAVVSHRSGETEDATIADLAVAMNTGQIKTGAPARSDRVAKYNELLRIEAELGSTARYAGWNALKH comes from the coding sequence ATGGATACAATGATAATTTCAGTCAAAGCAATTGAAGTACTCGACTCTCGAGGCAATCCCACTGTGGAAGTGGAAGTTGTTCTTGGGGATGGCAGTTGGGGTCGAGCGATCGTGCCCTCCGGTGTATCGACCGGCACGCATGAAGCGCTTGAACTGCGCGATGGAGACCCACAGCGCTATCTGGGCAAGGGCGTCACCCAGGCTGTGAATAATGTCAATACCCGCATTGCAGAGGCGTTGGTCGGGATGGACGCTGTTGAGCAAATGGCGATCGATATGATCATGCTGGCGCTGGATGGGACGCCCAGCAAGAGCGTCCTGGGCGCCAATGCGATCATGGGCACCAGCCTGGCCGTGGCAAAGGCAGCTGCAAGCGCCGTGGGCATGCCGCTGTATCGTTACCTGGGCGGGACATACGCTCACACCCTGCCAGTGCCGATGATGAACATCCTCAATGGAGGATTGCATACCGGTTGGGAAACCACCGATGCACAGGAGTTCATGGTGATGCCCCTCGGTGCGCCCAGCTTTGCCGAAGGCTTGCGTTGGGGTGCGGATATTTACCACTCCTTGAGAAACGTCATCAATAAAAAAGGTTATAGCGGTTTGATCGGCGATGAGGGCGGATATGCCCCGGCAGTCAGGACCAACGAAGAAGCCGTTGAAATCATTTTAGAAGCCATCGAAAAGGCAGGCTATCGACCAGGCGAACAGGTGGCGATTGCCCTCGACCCGGCAGCCTCTGAATTTTATGATGAAAAAGAAGGGATTTACTTCTTGCGCACGGAAAACCTCAAACTGTCCAGCCAGGAAATGGTTGGCTTCTGGATGGATTGGATCAAAAAATATCCGATCGTGTCCATTGAAGACGGGCTTGCCCAGGACGACTGGGAGGGTTGGAAGCTGATGACTGAAGTAGCCGGTGATCGTATTCAAATCGTGGGCGATGACTTGCTGGTGACCAATGCATCCCGGGTCAAGCGAGCGATTTCTGAAAAAGCCTGTAATTCATTGCTGGTGAAGATCAACCAGATCGGCACGCTGACGGAAGCCATGGAAGCCATGACCCTGTGCCAGCACCACGGCTGGACTGCGGTCGTCTCTCACCGCTCGGGTGAGACGGAAGACGCCACAATTGCCGACCTGGCGGTGGCGATGAATACCGGTCAGATTAAAACCGGCGCCCCTGCTCGTTCTGACCGGGTAGCCAAGTACAATGAACTGCTGCGCATTGAAGCAGAGCTGGGCAGCACAGCCCGGTATGCCGGCTGGAATGCCTTAAAACACTAA
- a CDS encoding CTP synthase — translation MSSKYIFITGGVLSSIGKGVTAAAVGRLLKARGFSVAIQKLDPYINVDPGMMSPYQHGEVFVLDDGSETDLDLGHYERFVDIRLSKVCNFTSGQVYAEVIQRERRGDFLGGTIQVVPHITNEIKRRVVLVGQETGADIVLVEVGGTVGDIEGLPFFEAIRQVRLDLGRENTAYMHVTWLPHIGATGELKTKPTQHSVRELRSIGIIPDVIVARADLPIGTDLQEKIALFCDVKASAVIPIVTTPILYEIPLSIEKTGVADLLLKLLDLEPKQQPDLQEWENLIEKIKQRKPVVKVALVGKYVELRDAYISVREALKHAAIANDVVVEIVWVQSSDLDKDDSLEILRQVDGIVVPGGFGSRGIDGMIRVANYARVNQVPYLGLSLGMQVMVIDFARDVLQLETANSSEFDPSTPAPVIDQMTDPHYLTEKSGTMRLGLYPCQLQTGTIAHQAYQKDRVEERHRNRFEVNNEYRPALEQAGLICSGISPDGKLVEIIEIKDHPFMLGTQFHPEFLSRPNRPHPLFDAFIRAVNQKAEIDQ, via the coding sequence ATGAGTTCGAAGTACATTTTTATCACTGGCGGTGTATTAAGCTCAATCGGTAAGGGAGTCACCGCAGCGGCAGTTGGTCGCCTTTTAAAGGCGCGCGGCTTTTCAGTGGCTATCCAAAAACTGGATCCTTATATCAATGTAGACCCCGGGATGATGAGCCCCTACCAGCATGGCGAGGTGTTTGTTCTGGATGACGGTTCGGAAACTGACCTTGATTTAGGTCATTATGAACGTTTTGTCGATATCCGCTTGAGCAAAGTGTGTAATTTTACTTCCGGGCAGGTGTACGCCGAGGTGATCCAACGCGAGCGGCGCGGTGATTTTCTCGGAGGCACAATCCAGGTGGTTCCCCACATCACCAACGAGATTAAACGTCGTGTCGTCCTGGTCGGTCAGGAAACTGGGGCTGACATTGTCCTGGTTGAGGTGGGTGGTACCGTGGGCGATATTGAGGGTTTACCCTTCTTCGAGGCGATTCGGCAGGTACGTCTTGACCTGGGGCGGGAGAACACCGCTTACATGCACGTGACATGGCTGCCCCACATTGGTGCCACGGGCGAACTTAAAACCAAGCCCACCCAGCACTCCGTGCGGGAACTGCGTTCGATTGGCATCATCCCGGATGTGATCGTTGCCCGGGCAGACTTACCCATCGGCACCGACCTGCAGGAAAAAATTGCCCTGTTCTGCGATGTAAAAGCCAGCGCGGTGATCCCGATTGTGACCACCCCCATCCTTTACGAAATCCCCTTAAGCATTGAAAAAACCGGTGTGGCAGACTTGTTGCTAAAACTGCTTGACCTGGAACCCAAACAACAACCCGATTTGCAGGAATGGGAAAACCTGATCGAAAAGATCAAACAACGGAAACCGGTCGTCAAGGTCGCTCTGGTGGGAAAATATGTTGAATTGCGTGATGCTTATATCAGCGTCAGGGAAGCGCTTAAACACGCGGCGATCGCTAACGACGTGGTAGTGGAAATCGTCTGGGTGCAATCCTCAGACCTGGACAAGGATGACAGCCTGGAGATTTTACGCCAGGTGGATGGCATCGTGGTGCCCGGCGGTTTCGGCAGCCGCGGTATTGACGGTATGATCAGGGTGGCCAACTATGCCCGCGTGAACCAGGTGCCCTACCTGGGTTTGAGCCTGGGCATGCAGGTGATGGTGATCGATTTCGCGCGGGATGTGCTGCAACTGGAAACTGCCAATTCATCTGAATTTGATCCCAGTACCCCGGCGCCGGTGATCGACCAGATGACCGATCCCCATTATTTAACTGAAAAAAGCGGTACCATGCGCCTGGGGCTGTACCCCTGTCAACTGCAAACGGGTACAATTGCACACCAGGCTTACCAAAAAGATCGCGTGGAAGAGCGGCACCGTAACCGGTTTGAGGTGAATAATGAATATCGCCCGGCATTAGAACAGGCTGGTTTGATCTGTTCGGGGATCTCACCGGACGGAAAGCTGGTTGAAATTATCGAGATCAAAGATCATCCCTTCATGTTGGGGACGCAATTTCATCCCGAGTTTCTCTCAAGGCCAAACCGCCCTCACCCCTTATTTGATGCCTTTATTCGAGCAGTCAATCAAAAAGCAGAAATCGATCAGTGA
- a CDS encoding S1 RNA-binding domain-containing protein, producing the protein MEQVKEVKAKERYTGTVLKTTLQGALVNIGSQIPAFIHISQAVRKDDPGKPLNSIEEVLVEGQQEDFWVKRVRKDRIELTMKEPIKLEWREIKPGMTVTGTVIRLETFGVFLEIGAERPGLIHISELSHSYVRTPGEVVREGDEIDAQVLEVNRRKRQIKLSVKALLEVPAPPEEEPQASDKEKPEEEPEPEPELTAMEIALRQALEKSESNEASHSKQKPRKKKDTESDQDEILARTLEKKFGKDA; encoded by the coding sequence ATGGAACAAGTAAAAGAGGTTAAGGCAAAGGAGCGCTATACGGGGACGGTGCTTAAGACCACGCTGCAGGGAGCGCTGGTTAATATCGGAAGTCAGATCCCTGCATTCATCCACATTTCCCAGGCTGTCAGAAAAGACGACCCCGGAAAACCACTCAACTCGATTGAAGAAGTACTGGTGGAAGGTCAGCAAGAGGATTTTTGGGTCAAGCGTGTCCGCAAAGACCGCATCGAATTGACCATGAAAGAACCTATCAAGTTGGAATGGCGCGAGATCAAACCGGGCATGACGGTTACAGGCACCGTGATCCGCCTGGAGACTTTTGGCGTCTTTTTGGAAATTGGCGCAGAACGCCCCGGGCTGATCCATATCAGTGAGCTTTCTCACAGCTATGTGCGCACCCCTGGCGAAGTGGTTCGCGAAGGTGATGAGATTGACGCCCAGGTGCTGGAGGTCAATCGGCGCAAGAGGCAGATTAAACTCAGTGTTAAAGCTCTTCTTGAAGTACCGGCACCCCCGGAAGAGGAACCGCAAGCCAGCGATAAAGAAAAACCAGAAGAAGAACCGGAACCCGAACCGGAGTTGACGGCCATGGAAATTGCCTTGCGCCAGGCGCTGGAAAAATCTGAAAGCAACGAAGCTTCTCACTCAAAACAAAAACCACGCAAAAAGAAGGACACAGAGTCAGACCAGGATGAAATTCTCGCACGGACTCTGGAGAAAAAATTTGGCAAGGACGCGTAA
- a CDS encoding anti-sigma factor family protein yields MRKTERQRSRELEILSAYLDGALHPRDHQDLVARLQHEPELQERLEQLRRIKLTVGYLPRLQAPRHYTLTPEMVTLQKRRKSPILQPLRLASALAAILLVVLLGAETLLSRMPLTRTPLDSAPMTKTVVMTDEVRPKPLIIWQQPAMGGAEAQFAGRGGDAAVMIDTAMMAESMPVGMEEPVEQDMPAGELTLAAAPEMMLDVAPEIMLEAESISSTGAGVDTLEIVENADLHLILGINLEQGGEIIHRSGDSIDLLATQPAWCPILRALQIALGTIALGSSLAWWLLSRRR; encoded by the coding sequence ATGAGGAAGACTGAAAGACAGCGCTCACGCGAACTGGAAATACTCTCTGCTTACCTGGACGGCGCACTTCATCCGCGCGATCACCAGGACCTTGTTGCGCGCCTCCAGCATGAACCCGAGTTGCAGGAACGCCTGGAACAATTGCGCAGAATTAAGCTGACGGTGGGCTATTTACCGCGTCTGCAAGCCCCGCGTCATTACACCCTGACCCCCGAAATGGTGACCCTGCAGAAACGGAGAAAATCTCCAATCTTGCAACCCTTGCGTTTAGCCTCAGCTCTGGCAGCGATCCTGCTGGTGGTTTTGTTGGGTGCAGAAACCCTGCTTTCCAGAATGCCTTTGACTCGCACCCCACTGGATTCCGCACCAATGACGAAAACCGTGGTGATGACGGATGAAGTCAGACCGAAACCGTTGATCATCTGGCAACAACCCGCAATGGGCGGGGCTGAAGCTCAATTCGCAGGACGAGGAGGCGACGCTGCGGTGATGATCGACACAGCTATGATGGCGGAATCCATGCCGGTTGGGATGGAGGAACCTGTTGAACAGGACATGCCAGCAGGGGAATTGACCCTGGCAGCAGCACCAGAAATGATGCTTGACGTAGCGCCTGAAATCATGCTGGAGGCAGAGTCGATATCGTCAACGGGTGCAGGTGTGGATACACTGGAAATTGTGGAAAATGCTGACCTGCACCTCATCCTGGGGATTAACCTGGAACAGGGCGGAGAAATCATCCACCGCAGCGGGGATTCCATAGACCTGTTAGCCACACAGCCAGCCTGGTGCCCAATCTTACGCGCACTGCAAATCGCCCTGGGAACTATTGCTCTGGGCAGCAGCCTGGCATGGTGGCTGCTCAGTCGGCGCCGCTAA
- a CDS encoding RNA polymerase sigma factor: protein MDEGALIQEALDGDLNAFNTLVLHYQDMAYNVAYRILGESGAADDAAQESFISAYLKLHQYRGGSFKAWLLRIVTNSCYDELRRRQRQPVVPLKPDLPDGETLEDPYWIKDEAPTPEEHSERAELQAAIQNCINKLDQKFRVILVLVDVEGLDYDTAAEIASTKVGTVKSRLARARARVQDCLQEYWELLPEIFRHKVEET from the coding sequence ATGGACGAAGGCGCACTGATTCAGGAAGCACTTGACGGCGACCTGAACGCCTTTAATACGCTGGTGCTGCACTACCAGGATATGGCTTATAACGTTGCCTACCGCATACTGGGTGAGTCTGGCGCAGCCGATGATGCCGCCCAGGAAAGCTTTATTTCCGCTTATCTAAAACTACATCAATATCGAGGGGGATCTTTCAAAGCCTGGTTGTTGAGGATTGTTACCAATTCCTGTTATGATGAGCTTCGCCGCCGCCAGCGTCAGCCTGTCGTCCCGCTAAAACCCGATCTACCCGATGGCGAAACCCTGGAAGATCCTTACTGGATTAAAGACGAAGCCCCCACTCCGGAAGAGCACAGTGAACGAGCAGAACTGCAAGCGGCTATTCAAAATTGTATCAACAAACTGGATCAAAAATTTCGCGTCATATTGGTGTTGGTGGATGTGGAAGGGCTGGATTACGACACAGCCGCCGAGATAGCCAGCACTAAAGTTGGCACGGTCAAAAGCCGCCTGGCCAGGGCGCGTGCACGGGTGCAGGATTGCTTACAGGAGTATTGGGAACTTTTGCCTGAAATCTTCCGTCATAAGGTTGAGGAAACATGA